One segment of bacterium DNA contains the following:
- a CDS encoding glycosyltransferase family 39 protein, translating into MIRPPRIFWLLLLAGALLRVAAIHLRQEGVLERAPDEDEFFTLARSVAHGDGFALHGQTTAYRDMLLPVVTAGTLKLFGDTALPMLYLQIVLSAASAYFLYLLGRKRFGEKAALWMAAAWMFYPAAILYCGLLITETLFVFLWLLALVLHDKLEESEYDLKWAALTGLALGFVMLSRQVGTTFLAAVLIYVGLIRYETPRPRRWKAAAVILAGAALVTLPWMIRNAVAVGDFALNSNGAMNFFIGNNAKANGAYKLEPDQEALLPPPTVSEGDGARGTSAVAWRYIKEHPQETVKLWPRKFAFLWSTDAAQWIHYLPPEGPPHVSERLRSLPLWMLLIMAVPYMLLVCFGVSGYYLVRHFPTRGLFILSIFLGVVASLISYGLPRYHFPLMPAVIIGAGALVAPKVWISAPVWRRLFLLFTLGMFAGMWLFEAMTIAGV; encoded by the coding sequence TTGATCCGACCCCCCCGCATTTTCTGGCTGTTGCTGCTCGCCGGCGCCCTGCTTCGCGTGGCGGCAATTCATCTTCGGCAGGAAGGAGTGCTGGAGCGCGCGCCGGATGAGGATGAATTCTTCACGCTGGCGCGCAGCGTGGCACACGGCGACGGCTTTGCCCTGCATGGTCAGACCACCGCCTACCGCGATATGCTGCTGCCCGTGGTCACTGCCGGCACGCTGAAGCTTTTCGGCGATACGGCTTTGCCGATGCTCTATCTGCAGATCGTGTTGTCCGCGGCCAGCGCGTACTTTCTGTATCTGCTCGGGCGGAAACGGTTCGGCGAAAAGGCCGCCCTATGGATGGCGGCGGCATGGATGTTTTATCCCGCGGCGATTCTCTACTGCGGGCTGCTGATTACCGAGACCCTGTTTGTTTTTCTCTGGCTCCTGGCCCTCGTGCTCCATGACAAGCTCGAAGAAAGCGAGTACGATCTGAAGTGGGCGGCGCTCACCGGCCTTGCGCTGGGGTTTGTGATGCTTTCGCGGCAGGTGGGCACCACCTTTCTGGCGGCGGTGTTGATTTATGTGGGGCTGATCCGCTATGAGACTCCCCGCCCGCGGCGCTGGAAGGCCGCGGCGGTGATCCTCGCCGGAGCCGCACTGGTGACTTTGCCGTGGATGATCCGCAATGCCGTGGCGGTGGGAGACTTCGCCCTCAACAGCAACGGCGCGATGAACTTCTTCATTGGCAACAATGCCAAGGCAAACGGAGCTTACAAGCTCGAACCCGACCAGGAGGCTCTGTTGCCTCCGCCGACGGTCAGCGAAGGCGACGGTGCGCGCGGCACATCTGCCGTGGCGTGGCGCTACATCAAGGAACACCCGCAGGAAACCGTCAAACTCTGGCCGCGCAAGTTCGCCTTTCTCTGGTCCACCGACGCGGCGCAATGGATTCATTATCTGCCGCCCGAAGGACCGCCCCATGTCAGCGAGCGCTTGCGGTCGCTACCGCTGTGGATGCTGCTGATCATGGCCGTGCCGTATATGCTGCTGGTGTGCTTCGGTGTTTCCGGTTACTATCTGGTGCGGCACTTTCCCACGCGGGGGCTGTTCATCCTCAGCATTTTCCTCGGGGTGGTGGCCAGCCTGATCTCGTATGGTTTGCCCCGTTATCATTTTCCGCTGATGCCCGCCGTGATCATCGGCGCGGGAGCCCTCGTCGCCCCCAAAGTCTGGATCAGCGCGCCCGTCTGGCGGCGTCTGTTTCTGCTCTTTACATTAGGGATGTTTGCCGGCATGTGGCTGTTTGAAGCCATGACCATTGCCGGTGTCTGA
- a CDS encoding glycosyltransferase family 39 protein, with translation MSRIPRLLWILLIAGAVLRAGVIELRPKAALESAPEESENLDIARSLDLHQGFSLNGQPTADRSLLFPALAAAVMLPFHGSPKPVLYVQLLLSCASAWLLYRTGLKRFGSSAALLLCAAWLFYPGAILATALFQTTTLFVFLWIVALALYDRLEDNGFRLRDAVLLGLCAGLTILTRSIGLVLLLSLVLYVSGLRFGAFREVHWRSGLVILFTALVLIVPWMLRNSRAVGHFALTTNSGISLLAGEMTHESAFPSHEARDSIAARRPSLEENTPAPRPQLAAGEVWVRKLMRLWATDIGLWLNYFAQPNDPGLSRSVLWHILPVAVASIPGMLAVGLGAAGFLLVQTFRSRRLYLLQLLLGVAALFLTYGLPRDHFMFLPALLIGAAALWRPAVWVEAPWIRRAAVICTLGAFGGLWLLEGLSVAAM, from the coding sequence GTGTCCCGCATTCCTCGCCTATTGTGGATATTGCTGATTGCGGGAGCCGTGCTGCGGGCCGGGGTGATTGAACTCCGCCCCAAAGCCGCGCTGGAAAGTGCGCCTGAAGAGAGCGAGAATCTGGATATTGCCCGCAGCCTCGATCTGCATCAGGGCTTCAGTCTCAATGGCCAGCCGACGGCCGACCGCAGTCTGCTCTTTCCTGCCCTTGCGGCGGCCGTCATGCTGCCGTTTCACGGCTCTCCCAAGCCGGTGCTCTATGTGCAGCTTCTGCTGAGTTGCGCCAGCGCGTGGCTGCTGTACCGGACAGGGCTTAAGCGCTTCGGCTCATCGGCAGCACTGCTGCTGTGTGCGGCATGGCTGTTCTATCCCGGTGCCATTCTGGCAACCGCGCTCTTTCAAACCACTACCCTGTTCGTGTTCTTGTGGATCGTGGCGCTGGCGCTCTATGACCGCCTCGAGGACAACGGCTTCCGCCTGCGCGATGCCGTTCTCCTTGGCCTTTGTGCCGGGCTGACCATTCTGACGCGGTCGATTGGTTTGGTGCTCTTGTTATCTCTGGTCCTGTATGTGTCCGGCCTTCGCTTCGGTGCCTTCCGTGAGGTGCATTGGCGCAGCGGACTGGTGATTCTGTTCACGGCGCTCGTGCTGATTGTGCCGTGGATGCTGCGGAACTCGCGGGCCGTCGGACATTTTGCGCTGACAACTAATAGCGGAATCAGCCTGCTGGCGGGAGAAATGACCCATGAAAGCGCGTTCCCTTCTCATGAGGCGCGGGACAGTATCGCGGCGCGGCGTCCATCCTTAGAGGAGAACACGCCGGCACCCCGACCGCAACTCGCCGCCGGGGAAGTGTGGGTGCGGAAACTGATGCGCCTCTGGGCCACGGATATCGGATTGTGGCTGAACTACTTTGCGCAACCGAATGACCCGGGTCTGTCCCGCAGTGTGCTTTGGCACATCCTGCCGGTCGCGGTGGCATCCATCCCCGGAATGCTCGCGGTTGGCCTGGGCGCGGCGGGTTTTCTTCTGGTGCAGACGTTCCGCTCCCGCAGGCTCTATCTGCTGCAACTGCTGCTGGGTGTTGCCGCTCTGTTTCTGACGTATGGTCTGCCGCGGGATCATTTCATGTTCCTGCCGGCGCTGCTTATCGGCGCGGCCGCTCTCTGGCGTCCCGCTGTCTGGGTCGAAGCTCCGTGGATCCGCCGCGCCGCCGTGATTTGCACCCTCGGTGCCTTTGGCGGTTTGTGGCTGCTCGAAGGCCTGTCCGTTGCCGCGATGTGA
- a CDS encoding GtrA family protein, whose product MKLSNIVASAKRHPAFPLLFRGTRFMIVAWIGMAVNTALLFLFKGVMGIPLIPASLLAIEIAILHNFIWLRYWAWSDRKTDNQRPPFWKQLIVYNLATGAVDLMANVTILWVLATLFGVHYLVANIIGMILGPFIKFWVNDKLIFKETR is encoded by the coding sequence TTGAAGCTTTCGAACATAGTTGCATCCGCCAAGCGTCATCCCGCCTTTCCGCTGTTGTTTCGCGGTACGCGGTTTATGATTGTGGCGTGGATCGGGATGGCGGTCAATACGGCCCTGCTGTTTCTGTTCAAGGGAGTGATGGGGATTCCGTTGATTCCCGCCAGTTTGCTGGCCATCGAGATTGCCATCCTGCACAACTTTATCTGGCTGCGGTACTGGGCGTGGAGTGACCGTAAGACGGATAATCAGCGTCCGCCGTTCTGGAAACAACTGATTGTCTATAATCTGGCCACGGGCGCGGTGGACCTGATGGCCAATGTAACGATTCTCTGGGTGCTGGCTACCCTGTTCGGCGTCCATTATCTGGTAGCCAACATCATCGGCATGATCCTTGGGCCGTTCATCAAATTCTGGGTCAACGACAAACTTATTTTCAAGGAGACGCGATAA
- a CDS encoding CDP-alcohol phosphatidyltransferase family protein, with protein MAKDGSSPILRINNISLGPFERRVLPWMARRLPAWVMPDHLTYLGQFAALLIGFSYWLTHYSLDWLWLTNFAFVLHWYGDSLDGTLARVRNIQRERYGFFVDHYSDAVAVFLICMGMGVSPIMDLRVALMLIVGYYAMMMLVYLVSLARDVFKISFGGFGPTEVRLATIIANIVVWSLHNPTVITIDGVPLTLFSVFGLAVFGVLGVFYVIFGTIEQRKLARLDPTPDQGASPRSETMVSIPAPSRGVNRS; from the coding sequence ATGGCTAAAGATGGTTCGTCGCCGATTCTCCGTATCAATAATATCTCCCTCGGTCCGTTCGAACGGCGCGTGCTGCCGTGGATGGCCAGGCGTCTGCCCGCCTGGGTGATGCCGGACCATCTGACGTACCTCGGGCAATTCGCGGCGCTCTTAATCGGCTTTTCTTATTGGCTGACCCATTACAGCCTGGACTGGCTGTGGCTCACCAATTTTGCGTTTGTGCTGCACTGGTACGGCGACAGCCTCGACGGCACCCTTGCCCGGGTGCGCAACATCCAGCGCGAACGGTACGGCTTCTTTGTGGACCACTACAGCGACGCGGTGGCGGTTTTTCTGATCTGCATGGGCATGGGCGTCTCGCCGATCATGGATCTGCGCGTGGCGCTGATGCTCATCGTCGGCTACTATGCCATGATGATGCTGGTGTATCTTGTGTCCCTCGCGCGCGACGTCTTCAAGATTTCCTTCGGCGGCTTCGGACCCACGGAAGTGCGGCTGGCAACCATCATTGCCAACATTGTGGTCTGGAGCCTGCATAACCCGACGGTGATCACCATTGACGGCGTGCCGCTGACCCTGTTCAGCGTGTTTGGACTGGCGGTCTTCGGAGTATTGGGCGTCTTTTATGTGATCTTCGGGACCATCGAACAGCGCAAACTGGCGCGGCTCGATCCCACACCCGACCAAGGCGCTTCACCCCGCTCCGAAACGATGGTTTCCATTCCCGCGCCCAGTCGCGGCGTCAACCGGAGCTAA
- a CDS encoding porin family protein, giving the protein MKKLLFLLPLALLLCTTPSHALIRAGIKAGAIFANTKLEIPNQATATTQKIKPGFLGGVYGEVAVPLTGFSVRGELLYVQKGFKHEIFNQTFTVNEDELVIAPFLVYNLPVPTIKPFIEAGPEAGFNARDKITGSATDYSAGSNWKNQSLSLNVGAGVNLPLKGHVLTLEGRYNLGLTNMGGIAASTSGSTKAHTNGLQLLVGYSLFDF; this is encoded by the coding sequence ATGAAGAAACTCCTTTTCCTACTGCCGCTCGCGCTGCTGCTGTGTACGACTCCGAGTCACGCTCTGATCCGGGCCGGTATCAAGGCCGGAGCGATTTTCGCCAACACGAAGCTCGAGATTCCGAATCAGGCGACCGCCACCACGCAGAAAATCAAGCCCGGTTTCCTGGGCGGCGTGTACGGTGAAGTCGCCGTTCCCCTCACCGGCTTCTCGGTTCGGGGTGAACTGCTCTATGTACAGAAGGGATTCAAGCACGAGATCTTCAACCAGACGTTCACTGTAAATGAGGACGAACTGGTGATCGCGCCGTTTCTGGTGTACAATCTGCCCGTGCCGACCATCAAGCCGTTTATCGAGGCCGGTCCCGAAGCGGGCTTCAACGCACGGGACAAGATCACCGGCAGCGCAACCGACTATTCCGCGGGCAGCAACTGGAAAAACCAGAGTCTGAGCCTGAATGTCGGCGCCGGCGTCAATCTTCCGCTGAAGGGACATGTCCTGACGCTGGAAGGCCGCTACAACCTCGGCCTCACCAACATGGGTGGCATTGCCGCCAGCACCAGCGGTTCAACCAAGGCCCATACCAACGGCCTGCAACTGCTGGTCGGCTACTCGCTGTTCGACTTCTAA
- a CDS encoding PLP-dependent aspartate aminotransferase family protein, producing the protein MEDSKRKDVIEQFYLDCGFATRCLHAGEKVGQPKSKAHTNAIFQTSTFIFDDAEEGADLFAQKREGFVYTRMGNPTVVVAEAKLNALEGREVKLADPENVRISSLLFSSGMGATSALSMAVLNPGDTLLRGTVLYGSTDHFFNDFLPRYGVKNVLVDTTKLENVEHAIRLNPKAKMIFFETPTNPMMELSDIEEICKLVKSVNPECLVAVDNTFATPYLQNPLSLGADIVMHSTTKYLSGHGTIVGGALVTRHDWVKDAFYKTMKDFGPCPSPFDCWLLNLGMKTLPIRMERHCANAKLVAKFLESHPAVERVYFPGSPSHPHHALAKKQMKDFGGMISFDVKGGYKPAQVVMNNVHVISLAVSLGCVDSLIQHPASMTHSAMSPEARAACGIGEGLIRLSVGIEDVQDIINDLDHALNAVTKSAARKQATPTTA; encoded by the coding sequence ATGGAAGACTCCAAACGTAAAGATGTGATTGAGCAGTTTTATCTGGATTGCGGGTTTGCTACGCGCTGTCTCCACGCCGGAGAAAAAGTCGGGCAGCCCAAGTCCAAGGCTCACACCAACGCAATTTTTCAGACCTCGACCTTTATCTTCGACGATGCCGAAGAGGGCGCAGACCTCTTTGCGCAGAAGCGCGAAGGCTTTGTCTACACCCGCATGGGCAACCCCACCGTCGTCGTCGCCGAAGCCAAGCTGAATGCTCTCGAGGGCCGCGAGGTCAAGCTGGCCGATCCGGAAAACGTGCGCATCTCTTCGCTGCTCTTCTCCTCGGGCATGGGCGCCACCTCGGCTCTCTCGATGGCGGTCCTGAATCCCGGCGATACGTTGCTGCGCGGCACCGTGCTCTACGGCTCCACCGACCACTTCTTCAATGATTTTCTGCCCCGCTACGGTGTGAAGAACGTGCTGGTGGATACCACCAAGCTGGAAAATGTCGAGCATGCCATCCGCCTGAATCCCAAGGCGAAGATGATCTTCTTCGAAACCCCGACCAATCCCATGATGGAGCTGTCGGATATCGAAGAGATCTGTAAGCTGGTCAAGAGCGTCAACCCCGAGTGCCTCGTGGCCGTGGACAACACTTTTGCCACGCCGTACCTGCAGAATCCGCTCTCGCTGGGCGCGGACATCGTCATGCACTCCACCACCAAGTATCTGTCCGGCCACGGCACCATCGTGGGCGGCGCGCTGGTCACCCGGCACGACTGGGTGAAGGACGCCTTCTACAAGACGATGAAAGACTTCGGCCCCTGCCCCTCGCCGTTCGACTGCTGGCTGCTCAACCTCGGCATGAAGACGCTGCCGATCCGCATGGAGCGGCACTGCGCCAATGCCAAGCTCGTGGCCAAGTTCCTCGAGAGCCATCCGGCGGTGGAGCGTGTCTACTTCCCCGGTTCGCCCAGCCATCCGCATCATGCTCTGGCCAAGAAGCAGATGAAGGATTTCGGCGGCATGATCTCCTTTGACGTCAAGGGCGGTTATAAGCCGGCGCAGGTGGTGATGAACAACGTGCACGTGATCTCGCTGGCCGTCAGTCTCGGCTGCGTGGACTCGCTGATTCAGCATCCGGCTTCCATGACCCACAGCGCCATGTCTCCCGAAGCCCGCGCGGCCTGCGGCATCGGCGAAGGCCTGATCCGCCTGTCGGTGGGCATCGAAGACGTGCAGGACATCATCAACGATCTCGACCACGCGTTGAATGCAGTGACCAAATCGGCCGCGCGCAAGCAAGCCACGCCGACGACCGCTTAA
- a CDS encoding carboxymuconolactone decarboxylase family protein yields the protein MGKRLDEFNDFRSRMNERILGEDHASIKRFFGVDTLTYRDGALPAKTKEMLGLASSMVLRCDDCISYHIIECRKHGVTRAELFDIFSVALTVGGSIVIPHLRRAVAFLDELEEEERKRTV from the coding sequence ATGGGAAAACGGCTCGACGAGTTCAACGATTTCCGCAGCCGGATGAATGAGCGCATCCTCGGAGAAGACCATGCCTCCATCAAGCGCTTCTTCGGCGTGGACACCCTGACCTACCGCGACGGCGCACTCCCGGCCAAAACCAAGGAGATGCTCGGCCTCGCAAGCTCCATGGTTCTGCGCTGCGACGACTGTATCTCCTACCATATTATCGAGTGCCGCAAGCACGGCGTCACCCGCGCCGAACTGTTCGACATCTTTTCCGTAGCCTTAACCGTCGGCGGCTCCATCGTCATCCCCCACCTGCGCCGCGCCGTGGCCTTCCTTGATGAGTTGGAAGAAGAAGAAAGAAAGAGAACCGTGTAA